One Brassica napus cultivar Da-Ae chromosome C4, Da-Ae, whole genome shotgun sequence genomic region harbors:
- the LOC111211906 gene encoding protein ARABIDILLO 2-like isoform X1 codes for MFVASRGSGQDMSRRVRQRVEENKVVSPSCCSVIGYEDLAPKPQHYVDWTSLSYDTVLLLFTRLNYRDRASLASTCRTWRSLGASSCLWTSLDLRPHKFDLSMASSLSTRCANLHKVRFRGLDSADAIVNLRARNLREISGDYCRKITDATLSMIAARHEALESLQLGPDFCERITSDAVKVIAFCCPKLRKLRLSGMRDVNSEAIESLSKHCPQLSDVGFLDCLNINEEALGKVASLRYLSVAGTISMNWRVAAESWEKLPRLTALDASRTSVDHVAVSRLFKSSQSLRVVCALNCPLLEHDVNFKGKLLIAKFDDNSKTPNDIFSHWRDLISNDETMRWIEWIISHSLLRMAESNSQALNNFWLNHGAKLLLRLMQSSQEDVQERAATGLATFIVVDDENASIDCGRAEAVMRDGGIRLLLTLAKSWREGLQSEAAKAIANLSVNANVAKAVAEEGGIDVLAGLAKSMNRLVAEEAAGGLWNLSVGEEHKNEIAKAGGVNALVKLIFRWPNGCDGVLERAAGALANLAADDKCSTEVAKAGGVHALVMLARNCKYEGAQEQAARALANLAAHGDSNNNNAAVGQEAGALEALVQLTKSPHEGVQQEAAGALWNLSFDDKNRESIAAFGGVEALVALAKSCSDASTGLQERAAGALWGLSVSEANSIAIGQEGGISPLIALAGSEAEDVHETAAGALWNLAFNPGNALRIVAEGGVTALVHLCSSSVSKMARFMAALALAYMFDGRMDEYAMIGTSSESASKSVSLAGARIKALKHIESFVTTFMEPQVFAAAALSSAPSMLAQVSEKVRIPEAGHLRCSGSEIGRFVTMLRNPSPILKACAAFALVQFTIPGGRHAMHHASLMQNAGEARILRSAAAAANMPREAKIFAKIVLRNLEHHHQAECSKGKKSVIL; via the exons atgTTTGTAGCTTCAAGAGGATCCGGTCAAGATATGAGTCGTAGGGTGCGTCAGAGAGTGGAGGAGAATAAGGTAGTTTCACCAAGTTGTTGTTCTGTGATTGGCTATGAAGATTTAGCACCTAAGCCTCAACACTATGTGGATTGGACTAGTTTGTCTTACGACACTGTGCTTCTTCTGTTTACTCGGTTGAACTACCGAGACCGAGCTAGCTTAGCATCCACCTGCAGGACATGGAGAAGCCTCGGCGCTTCCTCTTGTCTCTGGACCTCATTGGATCTCCGTCCCCACAAGTTTGATCTCTCAATGGCCTCTTCTCTTTCAACTAGGTGTGCTAACCTTCACAAGGTTCGGTTCCGGGGCCTCGACTCTGCTGACGCCATAGTTAACCTCAGAGCGAGGAATCTGAGGGAGATAAGCGGCGACTACTGCAGGAAGATAACAGATGCCACATTGTCTATGATCGCCGCGCGCCACGAAGCTCTCGAGAGCCTCCAGCTTGGACCAGACTTCTGCGAGAGGATCACTAGCGACGCTGTTAAAGTCATCGCCTTCTGCTGCCCCAAGCTTAGAAAGCTCAGGCTTTCTGGAATGAGAGATGTTAACTCCGAGGCGATTGAGTCTCTATCCAAGCACTGTCCACAGCTCAGTGATGTTGGATTCTTGGATTGCCTGAACATCAACGAGGAAGCATTGGGGAAAGTGGCGTCTCTTCGTTACCTCTCTGTTGCTGGGACGATAAGCATGAACTGGAGAGTTGCAGCAGAGAGCTGGGAGAAGCTTCCGAGGCTAACAGCTTTGGATGCTTCTAGAACCAGCGTTGACCATGTAGCGGTTTCAAGGCTGTTTAAATCATCTCAGAGTTTGAGAGTTGTGTGTGCTTTGAACTGCCCTTTGCTAGAACACGATGTGAACTTCAAAGGGAAGCTCCTGATTGCTAAATTTGACGATAACTCAAAGACGCCAAATGATATATTCTCTCACTGGAGAGATCTGATAAGCAATGACGAAACAATGCGTTGGATTGAATGGATCATTTCTCATTCGCTTCTCCGAATGGCGGAGAGCAACTCTCAGGCACTGAACAACTTCTGGCTCAACCATGGAGCTAAGCTGCTTCTCAGGCTAATGCAAAGCTCGCAAGAGGATGTGCAAGAGAGAGCAGCCACAGGGCTCGCCACTTTCATCGTTGTGGACGATGAGAACGCGAGCATAGACTGCGGAAGAGCAGAAGCGGTTATGAGAGACGGGGGCATCAGACTTCTTCTGACACTTGCTAAGTCTTGGCGCGAAGGTCTTCAGTCAGAAGCTGCGAAGGCTATTGCGAACTTGTCGGTGAACGCTAACGTTGCAAAGGCTGTTGCTGAAGAAGGAGGGATCGATGTGCTCGCTGGTTTGGCGAAGTCTATGAATAGACTTGTGGCTGAGGAAGCTGCTGGTGGACTGTGGAATCTCTCTGTTGGAGAAGAGCATAAA AATGAAATTGCTAAAGCTGGAGGAGTGAATGCATTAGTCAAGCTTATATTTAGATGGCCAAATGGCTGTGATGGAGTTCTG GAGCGTGCTGCTGGGGCGTTAGCTAATTTAGCAGCAGACGATAAATGTAGCACTGAAGTTGCAAAAGCAGGAGGTGTGCATGCCTTGGTGATGTTAGCTCGAAACTGCAAGTATGAAGGAGCACAAGAACAG gCGGCTCGTGCTTTGGCTAATCTGGCTGCTCATGGTGATAGCAACAATAACAATGCTGCTGTGGGACAAGAGGCTGGTGCCTTAGAAGCTCTTGTTCAGCTGACGAAATCGCCTCACGAAGGTGTTCAACAAGAAGCTGCTGGTGCTCTGTGGAATTTGTCATTTGATGACAAGAATCGAGAATCTATTGCTGCATTTGGTGGTGTTGAAGCCTTG gtgGCACTtgccaagtcctgttcagatgCATCCACAGGTCTGCAAGAGAGAGCAGCTGGTGCTCTTTGGGGTCTCTCAGTCTCAGAAGCAAACAG CATTGCAATTGGGCAAGAAGGTGGTATTTCACCTCTAATTGCTCTTGCAGGATCTGAAGCTGAg GATGTACATGAAACTGCTGCAGGAGCTCTGTGGAATCTTGCTTTCAACCCTGGTAATGCTCTCCGCATTGTGGCTGAAGGAGGAGTTACAGCGCTTGTTCACCTCTGTTCCTCTTCTGTTTCCAAAATGGCTCGTTTCATGGCTGCATTAGCATTAGCATACATGTTTGATGGAAG GATGGATGAATATGCGATGATAGGGACTTCATCTGAAAGTGCATCTAAGAGTGTTAGCTTGGCTGGTGCCAGAATAAAGGCTCTTAAACACATTGAGAGCTTCGTTACAACTTTCATGGAGCCTCAAGTCTTTGCAGCAGCTGCTTTATCATCTGCTCCGTCTATGTTAGCACAAGTCTCAGAGAAAGTTAGAATCCCAGAAGCTGGCCACTTGAGATGCAGCGGTTCCGAAATTGGAAGATTTGTTACAATGCTGCGGAACCCTTCTCCTATACTCAAAGCATGTGCAGCTTTTGCGCTTGTCCAG TTTACGATACCGGGAGGTAGACACGCAATGCATCACGCAAGCTTGATGCAGAACGCTGGAGAAGCGAGGATCTTGCGTTCTGCAGCTGCGGCTGCGAACATGCCTCGTGAGGCTAAGATATTTGCGAAGATTGTGCTTAGGAATCTGGAGCATCATCACCAGGCAGAATgttcaaaaggaaagaaaagtgTCATCTTATAA
- the LOC111211906 gene encoding protein ARABIDILLO 2-like isoform X2: MSRRVRQRVEENKVVSPSCCSVIGYEDLAPKPQHYVDWTSLSYDTVLLLFTRLNYRDRASLASTCRTWRSLGASSCLWTSLDLRPHKFDLSMASSLSTRCANLHKVRFRGLDSADAIVNLRARNLREISGDYCRKITDATLSMIAARHEALESLQLGPDFCERITSDAVKVIAFCCPKLRKLRLSGMRDVNSEAIESLSKHCPQLSDVGFLDCLNINEEALGKVASLRYLSVAGTISMNWRVAAESWEKLPRLTALDASRTSVDHVAVSRLFKSSQSLRVVCALNCPLLEHDVNFKGKLLIAKFDDNSKTPNDIFSHWRDLISNDETMRWIEWIISHSLLRMAESNSQALNNFWLNHGAKLLLRLMQSSQEDVQERAATGLATFIVVDDENASIDCGRAEAVMRDGGIRLLLTLAKSWREGLQSEAAKAIANLSVNANVAKAVAEEGGIDVLAGLAKSMNRLVAEEAAGGLWNLSVGEEHKNEIAKAGGVNALVKLIFRWPNGCDGVLERAAGALANLAADDKCSTEVAKAGGVHALVMLARNCKYEGAQEQAARALANLAAHGDSNNNNAAVGQEAGALEALVQLTKSPHEGVQQEAAGALWNLSFDDKNRESIAAFGGVEALVALAKSCSDASTGLQERAAGALWGLSVSEANSIAIGQEGGISPLIALAGSEAEDVHETAAGALWNLAFNPGNALRIVAEGGVTALVHLCSSSVSKMARFMAALALAYMFDGRMDEYAMIGTSSESASKSVSLAGARIKALKHIESFVTTFMEPQVFAAAALSSAPSMLAQVSEKVRIPEAGHLRCSGSEIGRFVTMLRNPSPILKACAAFALVQFTIPGGRHAMHHASLMQNAGEARILRSAAAAANMPREAKIFAKIVLRNLEHHHQAECSKGKKSVIL, translated from the exons ATGAGTCGTAGGGTGCGTCAGAGAGTGGAGGAGAATAAGGTAGTTTCACCAAGTTGTTGTTCTGTGATTGGCTATGAAGATTTAGCACCTAAGCCTCAACACTATGTGGATTGGACTAGTTTGTCTTACGACACTGTGCTTCTTCTGTTTACTCGGTTGAACTACCGAGACCGAGCTAGCTTAGCATCCACCTGCAGGACATGGAGAAGCCTCGGCGCTTCCTCTTGTCTCTGGACCTCATTGGATCTCCGTCCCCACAAGTTTGATCTCTCAATGGCCTCTTCTCTTTCAACTAGGTGTGCTAACCTTCACAAGGTTCGGTTCCGGGGCCTCGACTCTGCTGACGCCATAGTTAACCTCAGAGCGAGGAATCTGAGGGAGATAAGCGGCGACTACTGCAGGAAGATAACAGATGCCACATTGTCTATGATCGCCGCGCGCCACGAAGCTCTCGAGAGCCTCCAGCTTGGACCAGACTTCTGCGAGAGGATCACTAGCGACGCTGTTAAAGTCATCGCCTTCTGCTGCCCCAAGCTTAGAAAGCTCAGGCTTTCTGGAATGAGAGATGTTAACTCCGAGGCGATTGAGTCTCTATCCAAGCACTGTCCACAGCTCAGTGATGTTGGATTCTTGGATTGCCTGAACATCAACGAGGAAGCATTGGGGAAAGTGGCGTCTCTTCGTTACCTCTCTGTTGCTGGGACGATAAGCATGAACTGGAGAGTTGCAGCAGAGAGCTGGGAGAAGCTTCCGAGGCTAACAGCTTTGGATGCTTCTAGAACCAGCGTTGACCATGTAGCGGTTTCAAGGCTGTTTAAATCATCTCAGAGTTTGAGAGTTGTGTGTGCTTTGAACTGCCCTTTGCTAGAACACGATGTGAACTTCAAAGGGAAGCTCCTGATTGCTAAATTTGACGATAACTCAAAGACGCCAAATGATATATTCTCTCACTGGAGAGATCTGATAAGCAATGACGAAACAATGCGTTGGATTGAATGGATCATTTCTCATTCGCTTCTCCGAATGGCGGAGAGCAACTCTCAGGCACTGAACAACTTCTGGCTCAACCATGGAGCTAAGCTGCTTCTCAGGCTAATGCAAAGCTCGCAAGAGGATGTGCAAGAGAGAGCAGCCACAGGGCTCGCCACTTTCATCGTTGTGGACGATGAGAACGCGAGCATAGACTGCGGAAGAGCAGAAGCGGTTATGAGAGACGGGGGCATCAGACTTCTTCTGACACTTGCTAAGTCTTGGCGCGAAGGTCTTCAGTCAGAAGCTGCGAAGGCTATTGCGAACTTGTCGGTGAACGCTAACGTTGCAAAGGCTGTTGCTGAAGAAGGAGGGATCGATGTGCTCGCTGGTTTGGCGAAGTCTATGAATAGACTTGTGGCTGAGGAAGCTGCTGGTGGACTGTGGAATCTCTCTGTTGGAGAAGAGCATAAA AATGAAATTGCTAAAGCTGGAGGAGTGAATGCATTAGTCAAGCTTATATTTAGATGGCCAAATGGCTGTGATGGAGTTCTG GAGCGTGCTGCTGGGGCGTTAGCTAATTTAGCAGCAGACGATAAATGTAGCACTGAAGTTGCAAAAGCAGGAGGTGTGCATGCCTTGGTGATGTTAGCTCGAAACTGCAAGTATGAAGGAGCACAAGAACAG gCGGCTCGTGCTTTGGCTAATCTGGCTGCTCATGGTGATAGCAACAATAACAATGCTGCTGTGGGACAAGAGGCTGGTGCCTTAGAAGCTCTTGTTCAGCTGACGAAATCGCCTCACGAAGGTGTTCAACAAGAAGCTGCTGGTGCTCTGTGGAATTTGTCATTTGATGACAAGAATCGAGAATCTATTGCTGCATTTGGTGGTGTTGAAGCCTTG gtgGCACTtgccaagtcctgttcagatgCATCCACAGGTCTGCAAGAGAGAGCAGCTGGTGCTCTTTGGGGTCTCTCAGTCTCAGAAGCAAACAG CATTGCAATTGGGCAAGAAGGTGGTATTTCACCTCTAATTGCTCTTGCAGGATCTGAAGCTGAg GATGTACATGAAACTGCTGCAGGAGCTCTGTGGAATCTTGCTTTCAACCCTGGTAATGCTCTCCGCATTGTGGCTGAAGGAGGAGTTACAGCGCTTGTTCACCTCTGTTCCTCTTCTGTTTCCAAAATGGCTCGTTTCATGGCTGCATTAGCATTAGCATACATGTTTGATGGAAG GATGGATGAATATGCGATGATAGGGACTTCATCTGAAAGTGCATCTAAGAGTGTTAGCTTGGCTGGTGCCAGAATAAAGGCTCTTAAACACATTGAGAGCTTCGTTACAACTTTCATGGAGCCTCAAGTCTTTGCAGCAGCTGCTTTATCATCTGCTCCGTCTATGTTAGCACAAGTCTCAGAGAAAGTTAGAATCCCAGAAGCTGGCCACTTGAGATGCAGCGGTTCCGAAATTGGAAGATTTGTTACAATGCTGCGGAACCCTTCTCCTATACTCAAAGCATGTGCAGCTTTTGCGCTTGTCCAG TTTACGATACCGGGAGGTAGACACGCAATGCATCACGCAAGCTTGATGCAGAACGCTGGAGAAGCGAGGATCTTGCGTTCTGCAGCTGCGGCTGCGAACATGCCTCGTGAGGCTAAGATATTTGCGAAGATTGTGCTTAGGAATCTGGAGCATCATCACCAGGCAGAATgttcaaaaggaaagaaaagtgTCATCTTATAA